In Gilliamella sp. B3022, the sequence TAAAAGAATATTTAGTTACACTTAATATCAAAGATAATAATTTAGAAACCATTGATTACAAAAACTATGAACAAAATGATTATAAACAAGTCAATGAGGAAAATGCACAATATAGTGCCAAACTCAATCTTGTTATAAACATTGAAGATAACGAGAAATTTTTAGAGTTAAATAAATTACTTGATAAATACAATATTAATGACGTTCGGAAATTTAAAGATTCCGAAATGGATAAAAAATTTACTTTTACTATTTTAGAATCTGCTAATAGTGCAAGCATGGCAAAAAATAAGGTATATCAGAAATATACAACCATAACTAATGAATTAAAAAAACGGCAACTCGATAATTTCACTATTACTGCGTCAGACATAGAACGAATTTCACCTGAAAAAATAAATGAAAAGCATTATTACGTATCTAATACAGTATTAATCAAAATTAACAACCTTGATGTCATTAATAAAATCATTGCTAAAGTACAAGAACTAAAAATGAAAGTTAACGATGATATTTTTTATAGTGTTTCACCTGATTTTATTGAGCAATCAATGAATGATCATGAAAAAACGTTATTAAATCAGTTAAGTAATAAAGTTGAACGCTTGCTCACTAAACAATATTTGGTGGGTGATCCAAAGTATCTCGAAATGAAAAAAGCTGATTACCAACAGCAATCACCAAAAAGACAAGCAAGACTTTATGGAACATTGGGCATGGCCATGGCATCTGTACCTGATGAGGACGCAGCCAATAAAATAAATATCTACGCCCCCTCCGATTTTGAAATACAACTCACTTTAACTGGCAAATTTGAAATACTAAAAAAGATTGAACAATAACTCATTAAAAAAATGATTTGGTAATAGAGAACGTCCCTCCTTAGTTAACCTATATACTTAACCATATGATTAATTAAGGAGAACTCAGATCAGCAAATTTATTAATCATCAAGTTTTAAAAGTTACCTAATGACTAATTTGCTCCCCCAATTCGACTTTGTAATTTAACAAGGTATCATTTAGAGTTACTTTGTACGTAAAACTTAGCATTGTCGTAATGATATATGATGGTTGAAAAGTCAAATGGTTCACCAGCACTGGTATAAAAAATTTCTTCAACACATAGGGCGGGATCCCCTGCGTTTAATCCTAAATAAACTGCGGTCTGCTTGTCTAATTTAATCGCTTTGAAATATTTGTCAGAAAAACCGATATTGATTTTGAAGATATCTTTTATGTAACTGAATATGGAGTGTTCGGCAATCTCTTTATTTAAATAACCAATCATTTTTTTTCGATAGTATGATTGTTCAAGCGCATAAACTTTGTCATCAAACTTACGTAAACGTTTTATAAAATAAACTTCTTCACCATCATCACATTGGAGGTTTTGTTTCACTTTAGAACTTGGTTGAACAATATCTACATTAAATACTTGCGAGGAATTCGGTGAACCATTTAAATCAACACTAAAACCATGACTTTCCAAAAAATTAAGATAACCACGTTTCTGCGGTTGCCTAACAAAAATACCGCTGCCTTGAATTTGATATATAACGCCATGCCTTTCTAAGCAGTTTAGTGCTTTGATAATGGTCGTACGACTAACTTGATATTGATTAATTAAACCTTCGATATTAGGCAGTTGGGTATCTTTAGGCAAATTTTGTTGATAAATTGCTTGCTGAATTTTCTTCGCCACATCTCGGTATTTTAGCATTCGTGTTCTTTATTGTTATTGTAATATATGCATCTTATTGTATACCTTCAAATAAGTTAATAAATGAAAATCGTTTTAAAACGCGATCTAGATCACAAACAATAAAATTGGTCATTAACAATTTTTTATTTAGGGATAAGATAGTTTCTCCTACTTGATGAAAGGAGTTTTATGAATGTCATCTAAAATTAGAGATTATAATAAATTGGCAGTTGATATTTTAAATGAGCTAGGCGGGGAAGATAATATCGTCTCTGTTGCTCGTTGTACTACCCGTTTGCGTATTGTTACGCAAAAAACACCCGACCATGCCAAGCAAGCCATTGCAAAATTACCAGGAGTAATTACTGTCGTTGAAAAAGGCGGTCAAATACAGATTGTTATCGGTACGAATGTTGAAAAAGTTTATAATGCTTTTATACAACTTATTAATACCGATAATAAAATTGCCAAAAATTCACAAAGTGGCATTCTAAATCGAGTCATTGCAACTATGTCAGCCGTTTTTGCGCCATTTGTTTATGTATTAGCAGCATCGGGGATTTTACAAGGGATCTTGATTTTAATTAAGTTAGCCTATCCTGAATTTGGAGCTACAGGTACTTACCAAGTTTTTAACTTTATTTCTTGGGCACCGTTTGCTTTTTTACCTATTTTTATTGCTATTACTGCCTCACAACATTTTCGATGCAACATTTATATTGCAGTGGCTTGTTGTGCAGCATTACTTTCACCAACGTGGGCAGAACTTGCTGCGATGATAAAAACAGGACAAGAAATTAATCTATTTGGATTAGCATTATCTGAAACTACCTATGCATCAACAGTATTACCACCTCTTTTTCTAGTTTGGTTGCTATCATATTTGGAGCATTTTTTAGAGCCTCGTTTACATAGCATCATAAAACCATTATTAATGCCATTGATCTGCTTAGTAATTATGGTACCACTTACTTTAGTTGCTATTGGACCAATTACTGCTGGTGCTGCACATTACATTGCTAATGGATATAATTGGATTGTTGACCTTGCACCATCAGTAGCAGGTGGTTTGATTGGTGCTGTTTGGCAGGTATTTGTTATATTTGGCGTACATTGGGGTATTACACCAGTTATTATTGAGAATATCAATCAATATGGGCAAGATTCTTTCCAAGCTTATCAAACCATCGCGGTTATTGGTCAAGTTGGCGCTGCGTTAGGTTTCTATATAAAAACTCGAAGCAAAGAAATGAAAGGCGTATCATTATCAGCTTTTGTGACAGGGATATTTGGTATTACTGAACCCGCTATCTATGGCGTGAACTTACGTTTTAAAAGACCATTTGTTTATGGCTGTATTTGTGGTGCACTTGGAGGCATTGCGGCAGGATTATTTACACCTTATTACTATACGTATGCTGCCTTGCCAGGGCCTTTGACTATTGTCAATGCCATTAATTCAGACCATTCAGGTTCTTTCATTGGTGTTTTAATTGGTTCGGTAATCGCATTATTTGGACCAGTTATTCTTATTCAAATTTTTGGCACAAATGAAACTCAACTAGGTAATGCAACAAGAGAAAATAAAACATCCAAAATTGAGAACGAAACACCTAAAATTATAATTGGTGAAATAAATGTGAGCAGCCCTATGATTGGTAAAGCATTACCACTCAGTGAAGTACCTGACCCTGTTTTTTCGCAAAAACTTATGGGCGAAGGTATTGCTATTGAACCAACCGATAATCATGTTTATGCACCTTATGATGGTGAAGTAACGGCTGTGTTTGAAGCATCAAAACATGCTATTGGTTTGGTTTTAGATAATGGTGTTGAATTATTAATTCACGTAGGTATTGACACGGTCAATTTAACCAATAATGAGTTTGAATACCATGTGAAATTGAATCAAAAAGTGAAAAAAGGTGATCGATTGATCAGCTTTGATCCTCAAGCAATTAAACAAGCCGGTTACCCATTAATTACTCCAATTATTATTGTTAATACTGATCAATACCAAGTAATCACATTAACTGAAAAAGCGGAAGTAAATCTAGATGATAACCTTTTTGAAATAAAGCAATAATAAGGAACCAAAAAATGACTAAAAATCCATTTTTATGGGGCGGAGCATTAGCCGCTCATCAATTCGAAGGTGGTTGGAATGAAGGTGGCAAAGGACCAAGCGTGGTTGATGTCATGACTGCGGGAGCACATAACGTTCCAAGACAAATCACACAAGAAATTGAAGCAGATAAATTTTATCCAAATCATACTGCCATCGATTTTTATCATCATTATAAAGAAGATATTAAACTGTTTTCTGAATTAGGTTTGAAATGCTTGCGTACTTCTATTGCTTGGACTCGTATCTTTCCAAAGGGTGATGAATTAGAGCCAAACGAAGAAGGTTTACGTTTTTATGATAATGTATTTGATGAGTTAATTGCTAATGGTATTGAACCTGTTATAACTTTATCTCATTTTGAAATGCCTTTACATATTGCTCGTCAATACGGTGGCTTTAGAAATCGTAAAACAGTTGAATTTTTTGAACGTTTTGCAACAGCTTGTTTTGAACGTTATAAAAACAAAGTGAAATATTGGATGACGTTTAACGAAATTAACAACCAAATGGATACCAGTAATCCGATATTTTTCTGGACTAATTCAGGTGTGAAGGTTCAACCCGATGAAAATCCGCAAGAAGTACTTTATCAAGTTGCTCATTATGAATTGTTAGCAAGCGCCAAAGCAGTTATCGCCGGTAAAAAAATTAATCCTAATTTTGAAATTGGCTGTATGATTTCTCATGTACCAATTTATCCATATTCTTGTAATCCACAAGATATGATGGCATCTGAAATTGCGATGCACCAACGCTTCTTCTTCCCTGATGTGCATGTTCGTGGTTATTATCCATCTTATGCCTTAAAAGAGTTTGAACGAGAAGGTTATAAACTTGATATCACCGATGAAGATTTAACGATTTTAAAACAAGGTACCGTTGATTACATCGGCTTTAGTTATTACATGTCAACTGTGGTTAAAGCTGATGCTAAAAATGATCATCGTGACAATATTGTCAATGGCGCTTTACCTAACGCGGTTGAAAATCCTTACATTAAAAGCAGCGATTGGGGTTGGCCAATTGATCCTGAAGGTCTACGTTATACTCTTAATCGTTTATACGATCGCTATCAATTACCACTATTTATTGTTGAAAATGGTTTTGGTGCTATCGACGAATTAGAAAACAGCAATAAAATTCATGATAAACCACGCATCGAATATCTTGGCGCCCACATTAAAGCAATGCTAAAAGCCATAGATTATGATGGAGTTGATGTCATGGGTTATACCGCATGGGGTATTATTGATGTCGTATCATTTACAACTGGCGAAATGAAAAAACGTTATGGTGTGATTTATGTAGACCGTGATAATGAAGGAAACGGTACTATGAAACGCTATAAAAAAGATTCATTTGATTGGTATAAACAAGTCATTAGCAGTAATGGCGCTAATTTAAAATAATACTAATAAGCAAGTTGTAATTTTTGGGGATGTTGTGTTCTTACATACATCCTCTTTTTTTATCTGTCAAAATCATTAAAAATTAAAGAGCAATTGCTTATCAAGCTGCGGATCAATTAAAGTAACATGGAAACCAATTAAACGTACTCCACGATCATTTCGACGTTCATGCCAAACTTTATAGGCTTGTTCGATTAAATCTTGTTTATCAAGTTTAGACCAAACATGTTCTTGCGTAGTAAGTTGAAAATCATCAAATTTAAACTTGACACCTTGGCGAGCTATCGACAAATCAGAACGAACTTTACTTAGCCGATTTTTGATTTCTTCAAATAACGGTTCAAACAGTAATAAACATTCATCCCAAGTATGAATGTCGTTAACTAACGTACGCTCAACCCCAACGGATTTACGTTGCCTATCATTACAGACCTCCCGCTCATCGATACCTTGACATCTTTCATATAACACTCGCCCAAATTTACCAAATTGATTAAGCAATTTACTCACATCATAATTAATCACATCATTACAGGTGACTAACCCTAATTCCGTTAATTTTTTTTCAGTCACTTTACCCACGCCAGGAATTTTTTTAAGGGGTAATTGAGCAATAAAGTTAGCAACATTATCTGGCGTAATTACATATTGTCCATTAGGTTTGTTCATATCTGAAGCGATTTTAGCTAAAAATTTTAGTGGGGCAACACCAGCCGAAGCAGTCAATTCTAGCTCTTTGTATATCGTCTGGCGGATATCTTGAGCAATTAAAGTAGCTGAGCCATGACAAAGTTTACAATCGGTCACATCTAAATACGCTTCATCTAATGACAAAGTTTCAATCGATTTAGTATAACGTTGAAATATTTGATGGATTTGCTTGGAGATTTCTTTATAAACAGCATGTCGACTTGGGATAACTTTAAGATTAGGACATAATTTCAGTGCTTGTGACATAGACATTGCACTATGTATCCCATATTGACGAGCTAAATAATTTGCAGTAGCAACAACGCCGCGTTTACGTGGATCCCCCCCTACAGCTATCGGCAAATTACG encodes:
- the dinB gene encoding DNA polymerase IV, which codes for MRKIIHVDMDCFYAAVEMRDNPRYRNLPIAVGGDPRKRGVVATANYLARQYGIHSAMSMSQALKLCPNLKVIPSRHAVYKEISKQIHQIFQRYTKSIETLSLDEAYLDVTDCKLCHGSATLIAQDIRQTIYKELELTASAGVAPLKFLAKIASDMNKPNGQYVITPDNVANFIAQLPLKKIPGVGKVTEKKLTELGLVTCNDVINYDVSKLLNQFGKFGRVLYERCQGIDEREVCNDRQRKSVGVERTLVNDIHTWDECLLLFEPLFEEIKNRLSKVRSDLSIARQGVKFKFDDFQLTTQEHVWSKLDKQDLIEQAYKVWHERRNDRGVRLIGFHVTLIDPQLDKQLLFNF
- a CDS encoding GntR family transcriptional regulator; this translates as MLKYRDVAKKIQQAIYQQNLPKDTQLPNIEGLINQYQVSRTTIIKALNCLERHGVIYQIQGSGIFVRQPQKRGYLNFLESHGFSVDLNGSPNSSQVFNVDIVQPSSKVKQNLQCDDGEEVYFIKRLRKFDDKVYALEQSYYRKKMIGYLNKEIAEHSIFSYIKDIFKINIGFSDKYFKAIKLDKQTAVYLGLNAGDPALCVEEIFYTSAGEPFDFSTIIYHYDNAKFYVQSNSK
- a CDS encoding SIMPL domain-containing protein; its protein translation is MKKTLMLIILLNIGITFNCYSANLRNINNNESQVEQLIYGKNLIPVGEIEASITESIKLKPNTVEFSVTLNTNGSTPSEASKLNAKYMKELKEYLVTLNIKDNNLETIDYKNYEQNDYKQVNEENAQYSAKLNLVINIEDNEKFLELNKLLDKYNINDVRKFKDSEMDKKFTFTILESANSASMAKNKVYQKYTTITNELKKRQLDNFTITASDIERISPEKINEKHYYVSNTVLIKINNLDVINKIIAKVQELKMKVNDDIFYSVSPDFIEQSMNDHEKTLLNQLSNKVERLLTKQYLVGDPKYLEMKKADYQQQSPKRQARLYGTLGMAMASVPDEDAANKINIYAPSDFEIQLTLTGKFEILKKIEQ
- a CDS encoding 6-phospho-beta-glucosidase, producing the protein MTKNPFLWGGALAAHQFEGGWNEGGKGPSVVDVMTAGAHNVPRQITQEIEADKFYPNHTAIDFYHHYKEDIKLFSELGLKCLRTSIAWTRIFPKGDELEPNEEGLRFYDNVFDELIANGIEPVITLSHFEMPLHIARQYGGFRNRKTVEFFERFATACFERYKNKVKYWMTFNEINNQMDTSNPIFFWTNSGVKVQPDENPQEVLYQVAHYELLASAKAVIAGKKINPNFEIGCMISHVPIYPYSCNPQDMMASEIAMHQRFFFPDVHVRGYYPSYALKEFEREGYKLDITDEDLTILKQGTVDYIGFSYYMSTVVKADAKNDHRDNIVNGALPNAVENPYIKSSDWGWPIDPEGLRYTLNRLYDRYQLPLFIVENGFGAIDELENSNKIHDKPRIEYLGAHIKAMLKAIDYDGVDVMGYTAWGIIDVVSFTTGEMKKRYGVIYVDRDNEGNGTMKRYKKDSFDWYKQVISSNGANLK
- a CDS encoding glucose PTS transporter subunit IIA, translating into MSSKIRDYNKLAVDILNELGGEDNIVSVARCTTRLRIVTQKTPDHAKQAIAKLPGVITVVEKGGQIQIVIGTNVEKVYNAFIQLINTDNKIAKNSQSGILNRVIATMSAVFAPFVYVLAASGILQGILILIKLAYPEFGATGTYQVFNFISWAPFAFLPIFIAITASQHFRCNIYIAVACCAALLSPTWAELAAMIKTGQEINLFGLALSETTYASTVLPPLFLVWLLSYLEHFLEPRLHSIIKPLLMPLICLVIMVPLTLVAIGPITAGAAHYIANGYNWIVDLAPSVAGGLIGAVWQVFVIFGVHWGITPVIIENINQYGQDSFQAYQTIAVIGQVGAALGFYIKTRSKEMKGVSLSAFVTGIFGITEPAIYGVNLRFKRPFVYGCICGALGGIAAGLFTPYYYTYAALPGPLTIVNAINSDHSGSFIGVLIGSVIALFGPVILIQIFGTNETQLGNATRENKTSKIENETPKIIIGEINVSSPMIGKALPLSEVPDPVFSQKLMGEGIAIEPTDNHVYAPYDGEVTAVFEASKHAIGLVLDNGVELLIHVGIDTVNLTNNEFEYHVKLNQKVKKGDRLISFDPQAIKQAGYPLITPIIIVNTDQYQVITLTEKAEVNLDDNLFEIKQ